In Equus caballus isolate H_3958 breed thoroughbred chromosome 25, TB-T2T, whole genome shotgun sequence, one DNA window encodes the following:
- the ZBTB43 gene encoding zinc finger and BTB domain-containing protein 43 codes for MEPGTNSFRVEFPDFSSTILQKLNQQRQQGQLCDVSIVVQGHIFRAHKAVLAASSPYFCDQVLLKNSRRIVLPDVMNPRVFENILLSSYTGRLVMPAPEIVSYLTAASFLQMWHVVDKCTEVLEGNPTVLCQKLNHSSDHQSPSSSSYNGLVESFELGSGGHTDFPKAQELRDGENEEESTKDELSSQLTEHEYLPSNSSTEHDRLSTEMASQDGEEGASDSAEFHYTRPMYSKPSIMAHKRWIHVKPERFEQACEGMDVHAPYDEHQVTESINTMQTEHSVQPSGVEEDFHIGEKKVEAEFDGQADESNYDEQVDFYGSSMEEFSGERSDGNLIGHRQEAALAAGYSENIEMVTGIKEEASHLGFSATDKLYPCQCGKSFTHKSQRDRHMSMHLGLRPYGCGVCGKKFKMKHHLVGHMKIHTGIKPYECNICAKRFMWRDSFHRHVTSCTKSYEAAKAEQNTTEAN; via the coding sequence ATGGAGCCTGGAACAAACTCTTTTCGAGTAGAATTTCCTGATTTTTCCAGCACCATTCTGCAGAAACTGAACCAGCAGCGCCAGCAGGGACAATTGTGTGATGTCTCCATTGTTGTCCAAGGCCACATTTTCCGGGCACACAAAGCTGTTCTTGCTGCCAGTTCACCGTACTTTTGTGACCAGGTACTCCTGAAAAACAGCAGGAGGATTGTTTTGCCTGATGTGATGAACCCCAGAGTGTTTGAGAACATTCTCCTGTCTAGTTATACTGGACGTCTAGTAATGCCTGCTCCAGAAATTGTTAGTTATTTAACAGCAGCAAGCTTCCTCCAGATGTGGCATGTGGTAGACAAATGCACTGAGGTTTTAGAGGGAAACCCTACAGTCCTTTGTCAGAAGCTAAATCACAGCAGTGACCACCAGTCTCCAAGCAGCAGTAGTTATAATGGCCTGGTAGAGAGCTTTGAGCTGGGCTCTGGGGGCCATACTGATTTCCCCAAAGCTCAAGAACTGAGGGATGGAGAGAATGAAGAGGAGAGCACCAAAGATGAGCTGTCATCTCAGCTCACTGAGCACGAATACCTTCCCAGCAACTCATCCACAGAGCATGACAGGCTGAGCACTGAAATGGCAAGCCAGGATGGTGAGGAGGGGGCCAGCGACAGCGCTGAGTTCCACTACACCCGGCCCATGTACAGCAAGCCCAGCATAATGGCTCACAAACGCTGGATCCACGTGAAGCCCGAGCGCTTTGAACAGGCGTGTGAGGGCATGGATGTGCATGCACCCTACGACGAGCACCAGGTCACTGAGTCCATCAATACCATGCAGACAGAGCACTCAGTCCAGCCTTCAGGAGTAGAGGAGGACTTTCACATCGGGGAAAAAAAAGTCGAAGCAGAGTTTGACGGACAGGCTGATGAAAGCAATTATGACGAGCAGGTGGATTTCTATGGCTCTTCCATGGAAGAGTTTTCTGGAGAGAGGTCGGATGGGAATCTAATTGGGCACAGACAGGAGGCTGCCCTAGCAGCGGGCTACAGTGAGAATATTGAAATGGTAACAGGGATTAAAGAAGAAGCTTCCCATTTAGGATTCTCAGCCACTGACAAGCTGTATCCTTGTCAGTGCGGGAAAAGTTTCACTCACAAGAGTCAGAGAGATCGGCACATGAGCATGCACCTTGGTCTTCGGCCTTATGGCTGTGGTGTCTGTGGTAAGAAATTCAAAATGAAGCATCATCTCGTGGGCCACATGAAAATTCACACAGGCATAAAGCCGTATGAGTGTAATATCTGTGCAAAGAGATTTATGTGGAGGGACAGTTTCCACAGGCATGTGACTTCTTGTACCAAGTCCTACGAAGCTGCAAAGGCTGAGCAGAATACGACTGAGGCTAACTAA